In Salmo trutta chromosome 28, fSalTru1.1, whole genome shotgun sequence, one DNA window encodes the following:
- the LOC115165602 gene encoding tumor necrosis factor receptor superfamily member 5 — protein sequence MLGCFKTKRIEMVTLLFMLAVFPVVYSCDPATQYENHGECCNKCGPGTRMSSDHSGCFDPHCMPCQEDEYQEAFTEKIICEVQPYCDQNKNFEGSTNRSKTSLSQCICKAGHHCSSKECLTCVPHTKCGPGQEILSTGDHIRDTVCQACPANTFSSDSSAESKCKQWTVCDKGSKAEANGTSTSDIVCVSVPTFSGRIAGYSFVVAALVTGVVGIILWKYKGKHGESYKKGKEPCVECLGCERRPTEDRNNEGRNSEGPEEEREQLKPLIQNGKPLSPPSPISQPLPGTQTPVENDVNDSQAESSAKAEEMTENGHVVAQEQGKQHDTSQMVSHNHSASPSAEHNIQLSGCALP from the exons ATGTTGGGTTGTTTCAAGACGAAAAGGATCGAAATGGTTACGCTTTTATTTATGCTGGCG GTTTTCCCCGTAGTCTACTCCTGTGATCCAGCAACACAGTATGAGAATCATGGGGAGTGTTGTAACAAGTGTGGGCCAG GCACAAGGATGTCATCCGACCATAGTGGTTGTTTTGATCCACACTGCATGCCCTGCCAAGAGGATGAATACCAGGAAGCATTCACAGAGAAGATCATCTGCGAAGTGCAACCATACTGTGACCAAA ATAAAAACTTTGAGGGCAGTACCAATAGGAGCAAAACAAGCCTCAGCCAATGCATATGTAAGGCAGGACACCACTGTTCCAGTAAAGAGTGCCTGACATGTGTACCACACACTAAATGCGGACCAGGACAAGAGATACTTTCCACCG GTGACCACATCCGGGACACGGTGTGTCAGGCCTGTCCTGCAAACACCTTCTCCAGTGACAGCTCAGCAGAGAGCAAGTGCAAGCAATGGACAGT TTGTGACAAAGGATCCAAAGCTGAAGCCAATGGGACATCCACCTCTGACATTGTCTGTG TGTCAGTACCCACATTCTCTGGAAGAATAGCAGGATATTCCTTTGTGGTTGCTGCATTGGTCACGGGTGTTGTGGGCATTATCCTGTGGAAATATAAAG GTAAACATGGAGAGTCCTACAAGAAAGGAAAG GAACCCTGTGTGGAGTGTCTAGGGTGTGAGAGGAGACCTACAGAAGACAGAAACAATGAAGGGAGAAACTCAGAAGGACCTGAAGAGGAAAGGGAACAACTCAAACCTTTGATCCAAAATGGAAAgccactatcaccaccatcaccaataTCACAACCATTACCAGGTACTCAAACACCAGTGGAGAATGATGTTAACGACTCTCAAGCCGAGTCTTCTGCTAAAGCTGAAGAGATGACAGAAAATGGACATGTGGTGGCGCAGGAGCAGGGTAAACAACACGATACTTCACAAATGGTATCACATAACCACTCGGCTTCACCCAGTGCCGAACACAATATACAACTGTCAGGTTGTGCATTACCATGA
- the LOC115166414 gene encoding iroquois-class homeodomain protein irx-3-like, with protein MPASQTGNFFERNINMPAGYQIPFLGGPAGVQQQQAPYLAAMAGVPLAYSRLQGYNFIPYPHHRYIANMNNSFDLKAVSPYHQALLGRGGPFYPQYRPGATDDLIRVAKVATRESTSALKAWLNEHLKNPYPTKGEKIMLAIVTKMSLTQVSTWFANARRRLKKDNRVNWASKGKSDEEGESDDEEGEGSLQKSRLDDKDEIDPPTVDDNEDIGHRVSNSTTEPVDARLVKQSNDDNRAGRLAAHAGNVVKNDTERKSFPANLESKDNVECQKPKIWSLAETATSETGKKPQYSACHPGTQVGKFWAEWASRNGLYIPVYPAHHIL; from the exons ATGCCTGCGTCACAAACAGGCAACTTCTTTGAGAGAAATATCAACATGCCCGCTGGATATCAGATACCGTTTTTGGGAGGTCCAGCTGGGGTACAACAGCAACAAGCCCCTTATCTTGCTGCGATGGCTGGGGTACCTTTGGCATATTCCAGACTACAGGGATACAACTTCATCCCCTATCCACACCACAGATACATTGCGAACATG AACAACTCTTTCGACCTGAAAGCTGTCTCTCCATATCATCAAGCGCTTCTCGGCCGAGGAGGTCCATTCTACCCGCAATACCGACCAGGCGCAACCGATGACCTGATCAGAGTCGCCAAGGTGGCTACCCGGGAAAGCACCAGCGCGCTCAAGGCCTGGTTGAACGAGCATCTTAAGAACCCGTATCCTACGAAGGGTGAGAAGATCATGCTTGCTATTGTAACCAAGATGAGCCTCACGCAGGTTTCCACTTGGTTTGCCAACGCCAGGCGACGACTGAAGAAGGATAATAGGGTAAACTGGGCGTCCAAGGGGAAATCTGACGAGGAGGGCGAGAGCGACGACGAGGAGGGCGAGGGCTCTCTTCAGAAAAGCCGTTTGGACGACAAAGATGAGATTGATCCTCCAACCGTAGATGACAATGAGGATATTGGACATAGAGTATCCAACTCAACGACAGAGCCGGTGGATGCGCGCCTTGTGAAACAGTCAAACGACGACAATAGAGCTGGTAGGCTCGCGGCGCACGCGGGAAATGTGGTAAAGAATGACACAGAACGCAAATCATTTCCAGCTAATCTGGAAAGTAAAGATAACGTTGAGTGTCAAAAACCCAAAATATGGTCTTTGGCAGAAACGGCGACATCGGAAACGGGGAAAAAGCCCCAGTACAGTGCTTGTCATCCTGGCACACAAGTTGGCAAATTCTGGGCAGAATGGGCATCAAGGAACGGACTGTACATTCCCGTATACCCTGCTCACCACATTCTCTAA